In a single window of the Terriglobia bacterium genome:
- a CDS encoding VWA domain-containing protein → MKARLTTAAIAAMCLLYVLIIVNPQNASAGQPQGNSQLQIIGKDGKVTGFVPLKHTGIKTEISGFVARIEVTQEFENVLPDAVEAVYVFPLPQESAVDGMTMTVGEREIRAVIKERDEARKIYEQARNTGHTAALLDQERPNIFTQSVTNIPPNGTVQIKLSVLELLKYEAGTYEFAFPLVVGPRYIPGNPTSAGDHGTMPNSDQVPDASRISPPVAGIHTDDATAGQDVSMEVNLAAGVPVGDIESTSHKIFADRTGADSYHVTLADQAVPPNKDFILKYKVAGAGISDAILTHADKNGGYFTLILQPPDRPQEKALVPRQLIFVVDTSGSMWGFPLEMAKKTVQRALDNLRKDETFNLITFSGDTRILFPEPVPATPENVAKAKEVMAGAYGSGGTEMMKAIRTALGDDAGADKPMEADPIRVVCFMTDGYVGNDADIIAEIKKHSDARVFSFGIGTSVNRFLLTKMAEEGHGDVEFVTAPGEAQAAADRFYERVHSPVLTNIAIDWHGLPVTDVYPKDVRDLFSAKPIIITGRYSGSPAGKITIKGYQGTGDYSRTIPVDFSSADASNAALEKIWARHKVEDLMSQDWNGIQSGNSKYKADIVKVGLEHSLATQFTSFVAVEERTVVSDGKPVKVEVPVELPEGVSRLAVPGGSLQAEYAAKAAPGFGGGVSGGAYTYRTRQPAYAPPPPPSPGSSGLSVNETVEVTANAPLVEMSQSDVATIKKPARDAAHRQAEAKMSPEVLTIYHCSVARGLSAAASKCKAVSSPLKVTVEVTEIKGDLEKKLASAGLKIVSGSGSQKLTGMIEPAKLGQLAQIAEVKSISLSQ, encoded by the coding sequence ATGAAAGCCCGTTTAACGACGGCCGCCATCGCGGCCATGTGTTTGCTCTATGTCCTCATCATTGTGAATCCGCAGAACGCTTCTGCGGGCCAGCCTCAGGGAAACAGCCAGCTACAAATCATCGGCAAAGACGGCAAAGTCACAGGCTTTGTTCCGCTCAAACACACCGGCATCAAGACGGAAATCAGCGGCTTTGTCGCGCGGATTGAGGTCACTCAGGAGTTTGAAAACGTTTTACCGGACGCGGTGGAAGCGGTTTATGTTTTTCCGCTGCCGCAAGAAAGCGCCGTAGACGGCATGACCATGACAGTGGGCGAACGCGAAATTCGCGCCGTGATCAAGGAACGCGACGAGGCGCGCAAAATCTATGAGCAGGCTCGCAACACTGGCCATACTGCCGCTCTGCTCGACCAGGAGCGTCCTAATATTTTCACGCAGTCGGTCACAAACATCCCGCCCAATGGCACCGTGCAGATCAAGCTATCCGTGCTTGAATTGCTCAAGTATGAAGCGGGCACGTATGAGTTTGCGTTTCCGCTGGTCGTGGGGCCGCGCTATATTCCCGGCAATCCCACGTCCGCGGGCGACCACGGCACCATGCCGAACAGTGATCAGGTTCCCGATGCTTCGCGTATCAGCCCGCCAGTGGCTGGCATCCACACAGATGATGCGACAGCGGGGCAGGATGTATCGATGGAGGTCAATTTAGCGGCGGGCGTTCCGGTAGGCGATATCGAGTCAACATCACACAAAATATTTGCTGACCGGACCGGCGCTGATTCCTACCATGTGACGCTCGCGGACCAGGCTGTGCCGCCAAACAAAGATTTCATCCTCAAGTACAAAGTTGCAGGCGCGGGCATTAGTGATGCCATCCTGACGCATGCCGACAAGAACGGAGGATATTTCACGCTGATTTTGCAGCCGCCTGACCGGCCGCAGGAAAAAGCCCTGGTGCCGCGGCAACTGATCTTTGTGGTGGATACCTCCGGCTCCATGTGGGGATTTCCGCTGGAGATGGCAAAGAAGACTGTACAGCGCGCGCTCGACAATCTGCGCAAAGATGAAACCTTTAACCTGATTACTTTTTCCGGTGATACCAGGATCCTTTTTCCTGAGCCGGTACCGGCAACGCCGGAGAATGTAGCCAAAGCAAAGGAAGTCATGGCCGGGGCCTACGGCAGCGGCGGGACCGAGATGATGAAGGCCATCCGCACGGCACTGGGCGACGATGCTGGCGCAGACAAGCCGATGGAAGCGGATCCCATTCGCGTGGTCTGCTTCATGACTGACGGTTACGTCGGCAATGATGCTGACATCATTGCGGAAATCAAGAAGCATTCTGACGCGCGTGTGTTCTCTTTCGGCATCGGTACGTCGGTGAATCGCTTCCTGCTGACCAAGATGGCGGAAGAAGGCCATGGCGACGTGGAGTTTGTTACCGCGCCGGGCGAAGCGCAAGCCGCCGCGGACCGCTTCTATGAGCGCGTGCATTCGCCCGTGCTGACAAACATTGCCATCGACTGGCATGGACTGCCGGTGACCGATGTCTACCCCAAGGACGTGCGCGATCTTTTTTCCGCCAAGCCGATCATCATCACCGGCAGGTATAGCGGAAGTCCGGCGGGCAAGATCACCATTAAGGGATATCAGGGAACCGGCGATTACAGCCGCACCATTCCTGTCGATTTCTCTTCTGCCGACGCGAGCAATGCGGCGCTGGAAAAAATCTGGGCGCGGCATAAAGTGGAAGACCTGATGTCACAGGACTGGAATGGCATACAGTCCGGCAATTCCAAGTACAAGGCAGACATTGTCAAGGTCGGGCTGGAACACAGCTTGGCAACGCAGTTTACGTCGTTCGTCGCCGTGGAAGAACGGACGGTGGTGTCAGACGGCAAGCCGGTGAAGGTTGAGGTCCCGGTTGAATTACCGGAAGGCGTGTCACGACTGGCGGTGCCGGGCGGAAGTTTGCAGGCAGAATACGCTGCCAAGGCAGCTCCAGGCTTTGGGGGCGGAGTTAGCGGAGGCGCATACACCTATCGCACCAGGCAGCCCGCTTATGCTCCGCCACCACCTCCATCGCCAGGTTCGTCGGGTCTTAGCGTCAATGAAACGGTTGAAGTCACAGCCAATGCGCCGCTCGTTGAAATGTCACAGTCAGACGTGGCAACAATAAAAAAGCCCGCGAGAGACGCCGCGCACAGACAAGCGGAAGCAAAAATGAGTCCTGAAGTGCTGACGATCTATCATTGCTCGGTTGCAAGAGGCCTCAGCGCCGCAGCCAGCAAGTGCAAAGCGGTTTCTTCTCCGCTCAAGGTGACGGTAGAGGTCACAGAGATCAAAGGAGATTTGGAAAAGAAGCTGGCGAGCGCAGGATTAAAAATCGTCAGCGGATCTGGTTCCCAAAAGCTAACCGGCATGATTGAGCCAGCAAAGCTAGGGCAACTGGCACAGATTGCGGAGGTGAAATCGATATCACTCAGCCAATAA
- a CDS encoding DUF488 domain-containing protein, whose translation MATIFTIGHSTRDLADFSSVLQAHDIRVLEDIRAFPMSRRHPHFNREHLELWLPEIGCEYVWEKDLGGRRGKQMPPDESPNIALRNPSFRNYADYMLSDKFAQAIQRLVERAGKANTAIMCAEQLYFRCHRMLVSDYLVAHGHTVLHIMDLKPPKEHTLTKEARVIDGQLVYRGDYLL comes from the coding sequence GTGGCCACCATCTTTACCATTGGGCATTCCACGCGCGACCTGGCTGATTTCTCTTCCGTCCTGCAGGCGCACGATATCCGAGTGCTGGAAGATATTCGCGCCTTTCCTATGTCGCGACGCCATCCGCATTTCAATCGTGAGCACCTGGAGCTGTGGCTGCCGGAAATCGGCTGCGAATACGTCTGGGAGAAAGACCTGGGCGGACGGCGCGGCAAGCAGATGCCGCCGGACGAATCGCCCAACATTGCACTGCGCAATCCATCGTTCCGCAATTACGCCGATTACATGCTGTCAGACAAATTTGCGCAGGCCATTCAGCGTCTGGTTGAGCGCGCCGGGAAAGCGAATACCGCCATTATGTGCGCGGAGCAGCTTTATTTCCGCTGCCATCGCATGCTGGTCTCAGACTATCTCGTTGCTCACGGTCACACGGTATTGCACATCATGGATCTAAAGCCTCCCAAAGAGCACACTCTGACCAAAGAGGCGCGCGTCATCGATGGACAGCTCGTGTATCGCGGCGACTACCTGCTCTGA
- a CDS encoding DUF2071 domain-containing protein, which produces MHPLLLETAHRPIAMPSGPWFMKQKWHDLLFAHWPLAPEKIRPLVPQELELDLRDGSAWVAVAPFWMSSIRARLAPPLPFLSKFCELNVRTYVRYKGVPGVYFFSLDAASLPAVVGARATYKLPYFHAAMLVRSSGESFEYTSSRLQEPRPADFLARYRPTSPPRIRDKDSLEAFFTERYCLYTVDKGHVLRAYIHHLPWQLQDAEAEFDRNTMAQASGIVLPDTKPLLHFSRNLEVLVWWPEKVS; this is translated from the coding sequence ATGCATCCCCTTCTTCTTGAGACCGCGCACCGTCCTATCGCCATGCCCAGCGGGCCATGGTTCATGAAGCAGAAGTGGCATGACCTGCTTTTTGCCCATTGGCCGCTCGCACCGGAAAAGATTCGGCCGTTGGTTCCACAAGAACTGGAACTAGATCTGCGCGATGGCAGCGCGTGGGTTGCGGTTGCGCCGTTCTGGATGAGCAGCATCCGCGCGCGGCTGGCTCCGCCTCTACCCTTCCTCTCAAAATTCTGTGAACTGAACGTGCGGACCTATGTCCGTTATAAAGGCGTGCCGGGCGTTTATTTCTTCAGCCTCGATGCAGCCAGCCTTCCTGCGGTAGTGGGCGCGCGCGCCACGTACAAGCTTCCCTACTTTCATGCCGCCATGCTGGTCCGTTCGTCGGGCGAATCGTTTGAATACACCAGCAGCCGCCTGCAAGAACCGCGGCCGGCGGACTTTCTGGCTCGCTATCGGCCAACTTCGCCGCCACGCATCCGTGACAAAGATTCTCTCGAAGCTTTTTTCACGGAACGCTATTGCCTTTACACCGTCGATAAAGGCCACGTTCTTCGCGCGTACATCCATCACCTGCCATGGCAGTTGCAGGATGCCGAAGCGGAGTTTGACAGGAATACCATGGCGCAAGCCTCTGGCATTGTGTTGCCTGATACCAAGCCGCTGCTGCATTTTTCCCGAAACCTGGAAGTGCTGGTATGGTGGCCGGAAAAGGTAAGCTAG
- a CDS encoding glycosyltransferase, protein MVNSTALGGGVAEILNRLIPLMNELEVLTRWDVITGGNDFFEVTKGFHNALHGGDYNLTRQIQDIFMAYSEQNRKRMEFAEDLVVIHDPQPVGLVRSKSQMQGKWIWRCHIDLSNPHPGVWDFMKPMVEQYDATIFSAAAFTRQLATPQYLFYPSIDPLSEKNKELPEEYINKVCDDFGIDRSRPVITQISRFDRLKDPVGVVEAYKLVKKYVDCQLVLAGGGATDDPEGAVVLQEVMEAAGDDPDIIVLNLPPWSALEVNALQRASTVIVQKSLKEGFGLTVTEGLWKEKPVVAGAVGGITSQIVHKLTGVLVHSVEGCAYQIRYLLTHPEFAAQLGKNGKAHAKENFLITVSLKRWLVLFQILLGMARPNAVL, encoded by the coding sequence ATGGTCAACTCCACCGCGCTGGGCGGTGGCGTGGCGGAAATCCTGAATCGTCTGATTCCCCTGATGAACGAGCTTGAAGTCCTCACGCGTTGGGACGTGATCACCGGTGGTAATGATTTTTTTGAAGTGACAAAGGGTTTCCACAACGCGCTTCATGGCGGCGACTACAACCTGACACGGCAGATTCAAGACATCTTCATGGCCTATAGCGAGCAGAACCGCAAGCGCATGGAGTTTGCCGAGGACCTGGTCGTTATTCACGATCCACAGCCGGTGGGACTGGTTCGCTCGAAATCGCAGATGCAAGGTAAATGGATTTGGCGCTGCCACATCGACCTTTCCAATCCGCATCCGGGAGTTTGGGATTTCATGAAGCCGATGGTCGAGCAGTACGATGCCACCATCTTTTCAGCGGCGGCCTTTACACGGCAACTGGCCACCCCGCAGTATCTTTTTTATCCTTCCATCGATCCGCTCTCAGAGAAGAACAAAGAACTTCCTGAAGAGTACATCAACAAGGTTTGTGACGACTTTGGCATTGATCGCTCGCGCCCGGTGATCACGCAGATCTCCCGCTTTGACCGGTTGAAAGATCCGGTGGGCGTGGTGGAAGCCTACAAGCTGGTAAAAAAATACGTGGACTGCCAATTGGTGCTGGCCGGAGGCGGCGCAACGGACGATCCTGAGGGCGCTGTGGTGCTGCAGGAAGTAATGGAAGCGGCGGGCGACGATCCTGACATCATCGTACTGAATTTACCGCCGTGGTCGGCCCTGGAAGTTAACGCGCTGCAGCGCGCTTCCACGGTGATTGTGCAGAAGTCATTGAAAGAAGGCTTTGGCCTCACCGTGACGGAAGGGCTTTGGAAAGAAAAGCCCGTGGTTGCAGGAGCTGTGGGCGGTATTACCTCACAGATTGTCCACAAACTTACGGGAGTGCTGGTGCATTCCGTGGAAGGTTGCGCATACCAGATCCGCTACCTGCTCACGCATCCGGAATTTGCCGCCCAGCTGGGAAAAAACGGCAAGGCCCACGCCAAGGAAAATTTCTTGATCACCGTGAGCCTCAAGCGCTGGCTGGTGTTGTTTCAGATTTTGCTCGGCATGGCCAGGCCCAATGCCGTGCTCTAA
- a CDS encoding DUF5752 family protein, which produces MATAPQLPTTRPRWARSPFYFNSASHLLRIGREKATTLMELLEAIRTCPESSIFQHTFQTLAEHHFISSGFSNDFSHWAFASCNEVELAERLAAIDVREFTSIATLRERLVHIMESYLQKNLRAAGRVAMEPFYLMASDLVVVPTPYVARNLEEFADGLRRVSIHAIYYHFIDARLRLKLNSNDFSVWLDKELDLPQAADKVNRIDIYTSTLEDVRRGILKVIESDVADRL; this is translated from the coding sequence ATGGCTACCGCACCTCAGTTGCCCACAACTCGTCCGCGCTGGGCGCGCTCGCCTTTTTACTTCAATTCGGCGTCCCACCTGCTTCGCATTGGACGGGAAAAAGCAACCACGCTCATGGAGTTGCTGGAAGCCATACGCACATGTCCGGAGTCGTCTATTTTCCAGCATACGTTTCAGACGTTGGCGGAGCACCATTTTATTAGCTCCGGATTTTCCAATGACTTTTCCCACTGGGCTTTTGCTTCGTGCAATGAAGTTGAACTGGCGGAGCGGCTGGCCGCGATTGATGTCCGGGAATTTACCTCGATTGCCACGCTGCGTGAGCGCCTGGTCCACATCATGGAAAGTTATCTGCAGAAAAATCTGCGCGCCGCGGGCCGCGTCGCCATGGAGCCGTTTTATCTCATGGCCTCAGACCTGGTCGTGGTGCCTACTCCGTATGTCGCGCGCAATCTTGAAGAGTTTGCTGACGGTTTGCGCAGAGTCAGCATTCACGCCATTTACTACCACTTTATCGATGCGCGGCTGCGTCTCAAGCTGAACAGCAATGATTTTTCGGTCTGGCTGGACAAAGAACTAGATCTGCCCCAGGCCGCGGACAAGGTCAACCGCATTGATATTTACACATCCACCCTGGAAGACGTGCGGCGGGGCATTCTGAAAGTTATTGAGAGTGACGTCGCTGATCGTCTTTAG
- a CDS encoding cation:proton antiporter translates to MHTADPFLFQLFFIFVWAKLFGEAFERMHLPAVLGEILAGVLLGPYGARLVVPTDAIYAIAGIGAIFLLFTVGLETQPKDLISVGGTSLYVALAGIAVPFVFGVSYMLLRHHPPHEAVFVAAAMVATSVGITARVLGDMNLLQTISARIILGAAVFDDVLGMIVLAVVVGLVSSTGLEWAQLLITAIEAIGFALIMMFYAPRVVKRMEPGMERMSTQDAPLIIALAICLGLSYAAVKIGMAAIIGAFFAGLAFAEYSPRWNLRARVFSINEFLAPFFFFSMGARMNMSVFDGKLIVSAIVISLLAIVSKLVGCGLPVLHSGWRTAFKVGIGMVPRGEVGLIVALVGLQMNIVSESAYALVIFMTGITTLVAPPIMKLAFRDEVVLEPARAERRSTAM, encoded by the coding sequence ATGCATACTGCTGACCCATTTCTTTTTCAGCTGTTCTTTATCTTCGTGTGGGCCAAGCTCTTTGGTGAAGCCTTTGAGCGGATGCACCTTCCCGCCGTGCTGGGTGAGATCCTTGCCGGTGTTCTCCTGGGGCCGTATGGCGCGCGGCTGGTAGTCCCAACAGACGCGATCTACGCCATTGCTGGAATTGGCGCAATCTTTCTTTTATTTACCGTTGGCCTGGAAACGCAGCCCAAAGACCTGATCAGCGTGGGCGGCACTTCCCTGTACGTCGCGCTGGCCGGCATTGCAGTTCCGTTTGTTTTTGGCGTCTCGTACATGCTGTTGCGCCATCATCCCCCGCATGAGGCCGTGTTTGTGGCTGCCGCGATGGTGGCTACCAGCGTCGGCATAACGGCACGTGTGCTGGGCGACATGAATCTGCTGCAAACGATTTCCGCCCGCATCATCCTGGGCGCTGCCGTGTTTGACGACGTGCTGGGAATGATTGTGCTGGCCGTTGTGGTTGGACTGGTTTCTTCCACGGGGCTGGAATGGGCGCAGCTTCTCATCACCGCGATTGAAGCCATTGGCTTTGCGCTGATCATGATGTTTTATGCGCCGCGCGTGGTCAAGCGCATGGAGCCCGGCATGGAACGCATGTCCACGCAGGACGCGCCCCTGATCATTGCGCTGGCCATCTGCCTGGGACTCTCTTATGCCGCGGTAAAGATCGGTATGGCTGCGATCATCGGCGCATTTTTTGCGGGACTGGCGTTTGCCGAATACTCACCGCGATGGAACCTGCGTGCGCGTGTTTTTTCCATCAATGAATTTCTGGCGCCTTTTTTCTTTTTCAGCATGGGCGCCAGGATGAATATGTCAGTATTCGATGGCAAGCTGATAGTCTCAGCCATTGTGATCTCACTGCTGGCAATCGTTTCCAAACTGGTGGGCTGCGGCCTGCCGGTATTGCACTCCGGTTGGCGGACCGCCTTCAAGGTCGGAATCGGCATGGTGCCTCGCGGTGAAGTTGGGTTGATCGTCGCTTTGGTGGGCTTGCAGATGAATATAGTTTCCGAATCGGCGTATGCGCTGGTCATCTTCATGACCGGTATCACCACGCTGGTAGCGCCGCCGATTATGAAGCTGGCCTTTCGTGATGAAGTGGTATTGGAGCCCGCCCGCGCAGAGCGGCGAAGCACGGCCATGTGA
- the fabG gene encoding 3-oxoacyl-[acyl-carrier-protein] reductase, producing MPGVTGRVALVTGASQGIGRACALALAEGGALIALAARNEEKLAAVAKEIADKGGQAATFRMDVSNEAEVKSAVKAAIERFGKIEILVNNAGVTKDTLLMRMKKEDWDSVIQTNLSGAFYTTQAVIGSMLKPRWGRIINISSVFGQTGQAGQANYAASKAGLIGFTMAIAREVASRNITVNAVAPGYIETAMTEALSAELKSKVNEAIPLGRAGTDMEVAHAVRFLASEEASYITGHVLKVNGGMLMG from the coding sequence ATGCCGGGAGTAACAGGGCGCGTGGCGCTGGTAACGGGAGCTTCACAGGGGATTGGCCGCGCCTGCGCGCTGGCGCTGGCTGAAGGCGGCGCTTTGATCGCGCTGGCTGCACGCAATGAAGAGAAGCTGGCCGCGGTGGCCAAGGAAATCGCTGACAAAGGCGGCCAGGCGGCAACGTTTCGCATGGACGTGAGCAATGAAGCTGAGGTCAAGAGCGCGGTGAAAGCCGCGATCGAACGGTTTGGAAAGATTGAGATTCTAGTCAACAATGCCGGCGTGACCAAAGACACGCTATTGATGCGGATGAAAAAAGAAGACTGGGATTCCGTTATCCAGACGAACCTGAGTGGAGCTTTTTATACGACGCAAGCGGTGATTGGTTCCATGTTGAAGCCGCGCTGGGGACGCATCATTAACATCAGCAGCGTCTTTGGGCAGACCGGCCAGGCGGGCCAGGCAAATTATGCGGCTTCAAAAGCCGGGCTCATCGGTTTTACCATGGCCATCGCTCGCGAAGTTGCTTCACGCAATATCACGGTGAATGCCGTTGCGCCCGGATACATTGAAACCGCCATGACGGAAGCACTCTCAGCGGAATTGAAATCCAAAGTGAATGAAGCGATCCCGCTGGGCCGCGCCGGGACTGACATGGAAGTTGCACACGCCGTCCGCTTCCTGGCCTCAGAAGAAGCAAGCTATATCACCGGCCATGTGCTCAAGGTGAATGGCGGAATGCTGATGGGCTAG
- a CDS encoding DUF2238 domain-containing protein, whose translation MPREQRYVLGVLLCFFTIVLTWSAVHPHDYFTWVLEIFPAILALAALAITYPRFQFTSFVYLLITLHACILFVGGHYTYAEVPLFNWIRDHYHLARNDYDRVGHFAQGFVPALVAREVLLRRKIVLKRGWLLFIVLSICLAVSAAYELLEWRVAVGTGSAADAFLGTQGDPWDTQEDMATAAVGALTALLFFSRWHDGLISRMEAKKNTAQAAG comes from the coding sequence ATGCCGCGTGAACAGAGATATGTTCTTGGCGTACTTCTGTGCTTTTTCACGATTGTGCTGACGTGGTCTGCCGTCCATCCACACGATTACTTCACCTGGGTGCTGGAAATATTCCCGGCGATTCTGGCGCTGGCCGCGCTCGCCATTACCTACCCTCGGTTTCAATTCACTTCGTTCGTGTATCTGCTCATCACGCTCCATGCGTGCATTCTTTTTGTAGGCGGGCATTACACCTACGCCGAGGTGCCGCTGTTTAACTGGATCCGAGATCATTACCATCTGGCGCGGAATGATTACGATCGAGTGGGACATTTTGCCCAGGGCTTTGTACCGGCACTGGTGGCCCGGGAAGTTCTCTTGCGGCGAAAAATTGTTTTGAAGCGCGGGTGGCTGCTCTTCATCGTATTGAGTATCTGCCTGGCGGTAAGCGCGGCTTATGAGTTGCTGGAATGGCGAGTTGCCGTCGGTACGGGATCGGCGGCGGACGCTTTTCTGGGCACACAGGGTGATCCGTGGGACACACAGGAAGACATGGCGACCGCAGCCGTGGGCGCGTTGACGGCCCTGCTGTTTTTCTCCCGCTGGCATGACGGGCTTATCAGCCGGATGGAAGCAAAAAAAAACACGGCACAAGCGGCTGGGTGA
- a CDS encoding GNAT family N-acetyltransferase: protein MLTIIQAETPEQIATARQLIEEYAAWLEFKLCFQGFEDEMQSLPGKYAPPAGQLLLALWDGKPAGVIALRPLDEAGLCEMKRLYVRPEFRGHNIGRVLAEHVIRAAAEIGYSRMRLDTVAGKMDSAIAMYRELGFKETDPYYQTPVGHTLFMELALTRRQATA, encoded by the coding sequence ATGTTGACGATCATACAAGCCGAAACCCCGGAACAAATCGCCACAGCGCGGCAGCTGATTGAAGAATATGCAGCCTGGCTGGAATTCAAACTCTGCTTCCAGGGATTTGAAGACGAGATGCAATCACTGCCGGGCAAGTACGCGCCGCCAGCAGGACAGCTTCTGCTGGCGTTGTGGGACGGAAAACCGGCAGGCGTGATTGCACTACGGCCTCTGGACGAAGCGGGGCTGTGCGAGATGAAACGGCTTTATGTGCGGCCGGAGTTTCGCGGCCATAACATTGGTCGAGTGCTGGCGGAGCATGTCATCCGGGCAGCGGCTGAAATCGGATATTCACGAATGAGGCTGGACACGGTCGCCGGTAAAATGGATTCCGCAATCGCCATGTACCGCGAACTGGGATTCAAGGAAACTGATCCCTATTACCAGACCCCAGTCGGACATACGTTGTTTATGGAGCTGGCATTGACTCGGCGGCAGGCGACTGCGTGA
- a CDS encoding helix-turn-helix domain-containing protein → MNIGETIRTYRLQKGMSQGDIEKRTGLLRCYLSRVENGHTIPSLDTLSKIASAMELPLGQFFADHFSNGNTKHLPALTEDEVRFLTQIRRYSMGLNDSDRKLVLAMVKKMAAGAGK, encoded by the coding sequence ATGAATATAGGCGAAACAATCAGGACTTATCGACTGCAGAAAGGCATGTCACAGGGTGACATTGAGAAGCGCACCGGGCTTTTGCGCTGCTACCTTTCACGCGTGGAAAATGGCCACACCATCCCTTCACTGGATACGCTTTCCAAAATTGCCAGCGCAATGGAGCTGCCGCTAGGGCAGTTCTTTGCCGACCATTTTTCCAACGGCAACACCAAACATCTTCCGGCCCTTACTGAAGATGAAGTACGCTTTCTGACCCAGATCCGGCGTTATTCCATGGGTTTGAATGACAGCGACCGCAAGCTGGTGCTGGCCATGGTGAAAAAGATGGCCGCAGGCGCAGGGAAGTAA
- a CDS encoding response regulator transcription factor, whose protein sequence is MLPKVVAKNRTRIVIADDHTVLRESLAALLSTQPDFVVEGRASNGQEALAIMKEQPPDVLLLDLFMPEGDGFEVLRTLDRAGSRVAAVVLTGSDNELDYAQVVKLGARGLVLKSDGPEKLFAAVRTVANGELAFSDELAQQVLTTMTAESKTSANTMSRLSTRERQIAYHVARGMKNKDIGEALTISENTVKRHLQSIFTKTGARDRLELAVLALSEASKAA, encoded by the coding sequence ATGCTTCCTAAGGTCGTCGCTAAAAATCGAACCCGGATCGTTATTGCAGACGATCACACCGTCTTGCGTGAATCCCTTGCCGCTTTACTTTCCACGCAGCCCGATTTTGTGGTGGAAGGGCGCGCTTCCAACGGTCAGGAGGCCCTGGCAATCATGAAAGAGCAGCCGCCGGACGTGTTGCTGCTGGATCTCTTCATGCCGGAAGGAGACGGGTTTGAAGTGCTGCGCACCCTGGATCGCGCCGGAAGCCGTGTTGCCGCCGTGGTGCTTACCGGCTCAGACAACGAACTTGATTACGCTCAGGTGGTAAAGCTCGGCGCTCGCGGGCTGGTGCTCAAGAGCGATGGCCCGGAAAAATTGTTCGCCGCCGTGCGCACCGTCGCCAACGGAGAGCTTGCATTCTCTGATGAACTGGCCCAGCAGGTCCTTACCACCATGACGGCGGAATCCAAAACTTCCGCCAACACCATGAGCCGGCTTTCCACCCGTGAGCGACAGATTGCTTATCACGTGGCCCGCGGCATGAAGAACAAAGACATTGGCGAAGCGCTCACTATCAGCGAAAACACAGTCAAGCGCCACCTGCAAAGCATCTTTACTAAAACCGGTGCGCGTGACCGACTTGAACTGGCCGTGCTGGCCCTGAGCGAAGCAAGCAAGGCAGCGTAA
- a CDS encoding DUF3658 domain-containing protein, protein MTESDDKQPDGPLTPEEEAQARLLTAADLKRIDECLLSNTSHQWSKVARVIGQTMLVLDLEFPGLPDMFYSTRIKHLAESGVIEAAGNLNRMRYSEIRVRDEKPMGSS, encoded by the coding sequence ATGACGGAATCCGATGACAAACAACCCGACGGCCCTCTCACCCCTGAGGAAGAGGCGCAAGCGCGTCTGCTGACGGCTGCCGATCTTAAGCGCATTGACGAGTGTCTTCTTTCCAACACATCGCACCAGTGGAGTAAGGTTGCGCGAGTCATTGGCCAGACGATGTTGGTTCTCGATCTCGAATTTCCCGGCCTGCCGGACATGTTCTATTCAACCCGCATCAAGCATCTGGCTGAATCCGGTGTTATTGAGGCAGCGGGAAACCTGAATCGCATGCGTTACAGCGAGATTCGCGTTCGCGATGAGAAGCCGATGGGGTCGTCATAA